AGTTCTGCCTCGTAACAGAAAGCCAGCAGTCAAAGCTTATTCGCTGAGCCATACCTCTTTTTGCCGCAGTCATTCCGGTTTGGATTATTTCTTTTTTCTGCCTGTAAAAAGATAGATAAAGGCCCTCTCTGGGCCCTGCCGGTCGGTTGAAATACAATCTTCTGGTATCAGCTGTAAACTATTTATTCAGCCATTTTTCCAGATGCTCAATCTCAGCCTTCTGTGCTTTGATGACATCTTCAGCCATCTTTCTCATTTCAGGATCTTTTCCGTACTTCAGTTCTGTTTCGGCCATGGCTATCGCGCCTTTATGGTGCTCTGCCATGCCTCTGGCAAAAGCCCTGTCTGCATCCTGCTCCTTCATCGCATCCATCATGCCGCGGTGCATATTCTGCATGCCGGCCATGTATTCTTTTGACGCCGGGGACATATGCATGTCCTGCGTCATCTTCATATCCGGCTTCTGGGCCATAGCCGCAACGGGCAGAACAACCAGCAGGGAAACCAGGGCTGTCTGTAATTTTTTCATGATCCATTCCTTTACTGGGCTAAGAGACTTCAGTTTAGTTAAGCACCCGGGATCGTTTCACAAAACCGGGAAAGAAATCCTTGATTTAAAGCAGTTCAGAATTATTACGGGCGACAGCCCGAAGAAAGCGCACATCAACGTAAATCATGCTGCCGGTATTTTTACCGTAAACGTAACGATGTCACCGTCCAGAAAAACCTGCAGCGTGCCATTGTGAGCCTGGACAACGGCACGCGTGATGGAAAGGCCCAGACCGGCACCGTCCGTGTTATGTTGCCTGGACGAGTCACCCCGGTAAAAGCGATCAAAAAGCCGGCCCAGATTTTCCTGTGTAATGGCTTCTGTACAGTTAGATATGTGAACAAACGCCATCCCGGCCTGCTGTTCAGCCCGGATCAGGATCGCCGCGCCGTCTGAAGAGTACTTTATGGCATTGGTTATCAGGTTGCTCAGCGCCCGGCGCAGCATCAGACGATCGCCCTTCATGCTGGCATCCCCTTCAAGCGCCAGGGTTTTACCGTTTTCAGCGGTCAGCGGCTCGAAAAATTCGATTAGTTCTTCGAGTTCTGCCTTTGCGGAAAAAATCTCATTTTCCAGCGCCAGCAGCCCGTTTTCAGACTTCGCCAGAAACAGCATGTCGCTGCTCATTCTGGCAAGCCGGCCCAGCTCCTCCAGGTTTGAGAAAAGCACTTCCCGGTAACTGGCAGCGTCACGCTCCCGGGACAGGGCAACCTGCGTCTGCATCATCAGGTTACTTACGGGAGTGCGCAGCTCATGGGCTATGTCAGATGAAAACTCTGTCAGGCGCCTGAAAGAGCCCTCCAGTCTCTCCAGCATGCTGTTAAACTCGACTACGGTAGGCATAAGCTCCGAAGGAAGGTGTCGGGCCGGCAGGCGCTCACTGAGATTATTAACGGTAATAGCCGAAGCCAGCCGGTTTATTTCATTCAGCGGCCGGAGTCCGATGCGGGTGGCAAGCCAGCCCAGCAAGACAGAAAGAAAAATCAGTCCCCCGTTAAGCCACATCAGCCACTCTTTCAGCTGGCCGATAAATTCATCATGAAAGCCAGTATCGTAGGCGGCTGTTATCAGCACGTCCTGGTGCCTGCCCGAGTTCTCTGTACCGATTTTTTTAATCATGACGTTATAGCGCCAGCCGTCTTCCTCCACCGTCTGCAGGATGTTCAGCTTCAGGGCCTCACCGGCAAAGCGCTCAGCCGGAACCGGGAAGCCGGGAGAGAAATAGTCGGCGAGTATTTGATTATCGGCAGTCCTGATCGACAGATAAAGTCCGCTGTGGCCCACCATGGCGTCGGCAAGCTTGCGGGCAAGCCCGGCGGTATCAAGCTTTCCGGTACGGGCTTCACTTTCCAGCAGTTCGGTAGCCAGCTCAAGCTTACCGGTCAGCAGCGTAAGATCCTGGCTGCGAAAGTAACTGCCCAGCGCGGCAACCAGCAGAACGCTGGTAAGCAGCCAGACGGACATCATGACACCGGCAAAGACCAGGCTAAGTCTGGAAGTCAGAGACCAGTTACGCTTCATTCTTCACGTATCTCCAGCACGTAGCCAATGCCACGCACGGTATGGATCAGCTTCGGGCTGAAGTCATCATCCACTTTGCTGCGCAGCCGCCGGACAGCCACATCAATTACGTTAGTATCACTCTCAAAATTAATATTCCAGACCAGGGAGGAGATGAGATTTCTTGGCAGCACTTCACCGCGACGCTGCAGCAGCAGCTCAAGCAGAACAAACTCTTTTGTGGACAGATGAATTTTTTTGCCGGAACGGCTGACGCTCCGGCGGGATATGTCCATCACCAGGTCAGCTATTTCGTACATGCCGGATGCCAGAGAGCGGTTACGCCTGAGCTGGGTCCGGATACGGGCCAGAAGCTCGGCAAAATCGAACGGCTTGAGCAGATAGTCATCGGCTCCCAGGTCCAGACCTTTGATTTTTTCGCTGACGTTATCCCTTGCGGTCAGAAACAGCACGGGCTCTTCGTGGCGGGCCATTCTCATCTGCCGCAGAATGTCCCAGCCGTCCAGGGAGGGCAGCATAACGTCAAGAATAATCAGGTCGTAGCGCTGCTGCAGGATATGCTCCAGCCCCTGACGGCCGTCATTCACGAGGGTGACGTCATACCCTGCTTCCTGAAGACCCTGTTTCAGGTAAGTCCCGGTTTTAATTTCATCCTCGACGATCAAAAGAGTGGTCATGGTATAAGGGCCCTGCAGCTGAGTGTCGTTACGCCATACCGTTACCGGGCGACAGCGTGCCAAGCCAGGCTACGGTCGCCAGAATCAGGATAGACACGCTGAACTCTGTAATAATACTTTTGCGCATCAGCGCAATACCCGTCTTATAGTGGCCCTGACTGAGCGCATTTTCCAGTGCCGGCGCAAGCCGGAAGCGGTTCGCGGCAGCCAGCAACAGCATGACGAAAAACAAGCCTGTCTTGATTAGCAGGAGCAGCCCGTAGTGGCTGCCCGGCAAAGAGTTGACCGGGTCTTCCACAATGAAGAAAAAGTTAATGACGGCGGTGATGACAATACTCAGCACAATCACCGTGCCGGCCCGGGAAAAGCCCGTCAGGGCTTCCGCAAGCTGCCGGACGTGGCTGGCCGTCTGCGCCTTTTTGATGCATAACAGAATGGCAAAGGCTGTCAGCGCGCCCACCCATGCACCGGCTGCCGACAGGTGGATGATATCGCTCAGCAGATGCAGATAGTAGCTCATACCGTCGTTCATGGCCGCATGACCACCCCATGCCAGGGTGGCCAGCGCTGTGCCTCCGGACAGCGTGAGAACGTAACGCGACAGAACGGCATTGCGCAGGCGCAGGCCCAGTCCGATGAAGGCCAGGACGAGTGCGGCAAGCCGGATAACCCAGCTGAGGCCGACCGCAGTCTCACCGATAACCATCTCTATGATGTGGAGCGTGATTTCACCTGCGTCGGCCACGCCACTCATCGCCTGCGCGACCAGCAGCATATTCGCCAGCGACAGAACAATGCCGACGGATATCAGAATAAAGAAGAACGACCAGACGCTGAATAAAGACACCGATTTTTTAAGCGTTCCCTTCACGGCATACAGTTCAAATAAAGGCAGCCCAAACAGAACCATAAGGTCAAGGTAAAGGAAAAAGCGGATGACAATAAAAGTCTGATCGTTCATGGCATTATTTCACGCTAAAGCTGACGTTGCCGGTGCGCGGGTGTGTATCGGAAGAGACCGCACGCCACTCCACCTTGTATGTGCCAGGCACTAGAGCTTTGGCCGGCGTGATCACCATGGTTTTCGGATCGCCACCGGCGGCCACTTTTGCCGCAACCGCCATCGGGGCATGAGAGGACATGCCGGGCATAGCGGTCATGACGAGACGTGCACCAGAAAATTTTGTGACCAGATTTTCAGTAAAGTGCAGCTCCACTTTTGAAGGCGCTGCCACCTGCGCTTTATCAGCAGGGACAGAAGAAGCCAGTTCCGGATGCGCCTGCGCGGCAAAAGCAGCAACAGAGGCGGCAACAGCGATGACGTAGCCAGCATAATTACGTTTCATATTCATACCTGTCTTGTTTGTTAGAATTAACTGCATCAGAACCACACGCGGGCACCGAGAAGAAAGCGCACTTCGTTGTCTTTCTCTCCTTCACGGGTCGCCATATCGGCCGTGTTGCCATAAAGCTGGCTCCACGATACGCCCACGTAAGGCGCAAACTCCCGCTTCACTTCGTAACGAAGGCGCAGGGAAAGCTCGGTACCGGACAGCCCTTTCCCGGTTTCACGCACCTCATCATCCTTTCCGTAAAAATTAGCTTCAAAAGACGGCTGCAGGATGAGCCGGCTGGTCAGCAGCACGTCATACTCTGCTTCAAACCGGAGCGCGGTGCGTCCCTGCTCACCGGCAAACGCGGTGAGTTCAGTTTCGAGATTATACAGCGGCATGCCCTGAAAGCCGGCGGCGGCCCATGTCTGGGGCCTGCCTGGTTTAAAATCCTGTCGGGCGCCCGCAACCACGTCCCACCAGGGCGAGATAGCGTGCCCCCACAGGGCCTGCACCTCCGCCGACTCGGTTTGTCCGTCGCTGGTTTCCCCTTCGCTGCGCAGCCAGAGACGATCTATATCCCCGCCGGCCCAGCCGCTGACGTCCCAACTGAATCCCCCGGCCTCATTATTTTTCTGCCACTCAAGCTGATCGGCCAGCAGATACCAGTTCACGTTGCTGTCATGCACCTTATGGCCGTGTACGTCCGGAAACGCAGCCCGGCGGTCGGCGTCCGTCAGCACCGGAACAGGCGTTCTGCTTTCAGTCGGGGCAGCAGGCTGCATGGACTCCATGCCTTCCATCCCGGACATGGGTTCCATATTGCCCATAGCGGAGTGGTCCATGCCCGACATTGCACCCATGTCATGCTCCTGCATGTTGTGCGCCGCTTCAGCCCGGGCATCAGGGGCGGCCGTAAGTGCACTGCCGGCAATGGCTGCGAAAACCAGCAGTCCGGCCGCCGGGCGGAAAAAGTTATATTTCATATCACCACGCTCAGAAGCTGACATCAGAAGTACCTCACTCATTAACCCGGACTTCACGGAACATGCCTGTTTCCATATGAAAAAGCAGGTGACAGTGGTAAGCCCAGCGGCCCAGCGCATCGGCCGTCACACGATAGCTGCGGCGCGTGCCGGGCGGCATATCAATGGTGTGTTTACGCACCAGAAAATTCCCTTCTTCATCCTCAAGGTCGCTCCACATTCCGTGCAGATGAATGGGATGCGTCATCATGGTATCGTTGATGAGCACGATGCGGACGCGCTCGCCATAGCGGAGCGTGACCGGCTCTGCATCGGAGAACTTGATGCCATTGAAAGACCAGGCAAATTTTTCCATATGGCCGGTAAGATGCAGTTCTATGGTGCGTGAGGGTTCGCGTCCGTCCGGATCGTCAAAAGTGCTCTTCAGGTCAGCGTAGGTCAGAACCCTGCGGCCGTTATTCCTCAGCCCGATACCCGGATCGCTGAGCTTCGGGACGGGCATCATGGCCTGCATGTCAACCAGGGGGTTGTTCGTTTCTGATGCCGGATGCTTCTGCATATCACCCATGCCGCCCATGCTGCTGTGATCCATGCCAGCCATACTGCCTGCCGGGGCGCTCTCCACAGCTGAACCATCCATGCTCTGCATGCTACCGCCGTCCATACCCTGCATCTGCCCGTGATCCATACCCCCCATGCTGCCGTGATCCATTCCCCCCATTCCCATATCATCCATGGTGAGCCAGGGACGAGGATCGGTGGAAGGAACCGGGGCAGTCATGCCTTCACGAACGGCAAGCGTGCCCCGTGCATAGCCGCTTCTGTCCATGGACTGGGCAAAGATGGTGCAGGCATCCTGGACGGGCTCCACAATGACATCGTAGGTTTCAGCCACGGCAATACGGAACTCATCCACGCTGACGGGGGTGACGTACTGGCCGTCAGCAGCCACCACGGTCATCTTTACGCCGGGAATGCGCACATCGAAGTAGGTCATGGCAGAGCCGTTGATAAAGCGGAGGCGGATTTTTTCGCCTTTACGGAACAGCCCGGTCCAGTTTTTACCCGGGCCCTGACCGTTCATGAGGTAGGTGTACGTCGCACCGCTGACGTCTGCAAGGTCAGTCGGGTTCATCTTCATTTCCGCCCACATCTTCCGGTCAGCCAGGGTATTACCCAGTCCCTTTTCCCGGGCATCCCGGAAAAAATCACCGGCGGTGGGCTTGGCGAAGTTGTAGTAGTCAGACTGTTTTTTCAGTTTTGCAAGAATGGTGGCGGCATTTTCATCTGACCAGTCGGTCAGCATTACCACATGTTCCCGGTCATATGTAAACGGCTCAGGCTCAGCGGAATCAATGATAATCGGGCCGTAAACGCCTTCCTGCTCCTGAAGACCGGAATGACTGTGATACCAGTAGGTGCCATTCTGCTTCACGCGGAATGAATAAATGAAGGTCTCATCGGGTTCAATACCGTGGAAGCTGAGGCCGGGTACGCCATCCATGTTGGCCGGCAGAATAATGCCGTGCCAGTGAATGGAAGTTGTTTCTTTCAGACGATTTTTAACCCGCAGCGTGACAGTATCACCTTCTTTCCAGCGCAGCAGGGGACCCGGCAGGCCGGCGTTGATGGTTTTGGCATAACGGATGTTTCCGGTGATATTCAGCGGCGTTTCGGCGATGAACAGGTCGAAATCGTTACCGGTAAGCGTGCGTGACTGTACCAGACTTACTGCCGAGAAAGCATCGAACGTCTTCATACCAAGACCGCCGACAATTCCGGCTGCTGTGATCCCTTTGATAAAATTACGTCGTGAACTTTTAAGCTGCATAATTGGGCTCCGGCAAAATGCAGTTTGTCCCGGGAGAAACTTTCTCGGCGCCGGAAGCATGAATAATGCAACCCGGCCTGGAACGTTATTTCTGTTACCGGAAAACTATCACAACTGAAACCCCGACTTGATTACATTTATGTCATGTCAGAACCTGCTGTTTTAAATTACATTTATGTCATTTTCGTTCACGGTATTTTTTTTCGGATACGATAAAAATCACTGAGACCAGTGTAGCTCTGGTCCGGGATTAACTGCGATTCCCATCCTGTAAACGTAAGGAAGTACGAATGAAAAAGATTATGCTTGTCGCCGCTGCGGTCCTTCTTTCCATTTCGGCCGCTCAGGCACAGCAGACTCCCATGGACATGTCCTGCTGTATGAACAAAAAGGCCCCGGCAGCCTCCGTAAATGAGCATGAACTGGCGATTCAGGCACATCAGGGCATGAATAACAGCAGTTCTGCCGCACATCAGAACATTATTGAAACGCACCGCAAGATGATGCAGGAAGATAAATAAGCGCAGATGACAGCCCGTAGCCTTAGCTGAAAAAACGCGGGCAAAAATCACCCGGATTTTGTCCTGGTTACTGTTGTTACAGAATGTGTTGTGCATTAACCCTCATTACACTGAGTTATCTGAAAAACTTTGTTGAGGCTGTAATCAGCCGGCCCGTCTGACTGTGGCGGGCTTCTTTTTAAAACCCTGTTTCACCCCTCTCCTGTTACCGTCTGTATAAAACGCTTTTGCAGCAATCAACATTTTGTTCCATGCTTACCACTTCTTTACATTTAACGATTACGGGAAGAAATTATGTCTGAACAATAACCGCAACTGCATTGAGGCCTGTTATATCTGCGCTGCAACCTGTGACTACTGCGCAACGTCCTGCCTGAAAGAAGAAAATATTGAGATGATGCGCGAATGCATCCGGGCGGACATGCAGTGCGCCAGCATCTGCCGCCTGGCAGCTGAGCTGATGACAATGGACAGTGAATTCGCTGCTCAGATTTGTAAGGTTTGCGCAGAAGCATGCCAGAAATGCGGTGATGAGTGCGCGAAACATGAGCACGAGCACTGTAAGAAATGTGCTGAAGCCTGTTACCGCTGTGCTGAAGAATGCCGGAAAATGGCAGCGTGACAGCAAATGGAAGCTGTCCAGTCGCAGCTTCCGGAAAGTACCGCCTGTCTCATTCCAGCCGGTGATTTTTGATACATACACCCGGCGTCAGGGTGGTAAAAATCACCGTTCTTACCCGGACTGCCCGCCATACAGCCAGAAGGGAAATGCCGCGTCCCTGTTCAGGCTTTTTTAAACTGACATCCCCTATATTAAATATCGCAAAAGCCCGGGCGTGTTTTTGCAGCCGGTCGGTACATATGCCCTCTGCCTTATCCACAAAAACGGGGGATAAGCCCTGTATAATTAATGTACAAATTTGTAGTGTACATCCTTTCAGAAAGATTTAAGTCTCGTGTTGAATTTCTATTCCACATAAACGGTGATATGAGCCAGCGGGTAATGACCACGCTTGAGGAAATGTGCCCGCGCGTCGAGGTATACAGCATCGATGAGGCATTCTGCGACCTGACGGGCGTGCGGAACTGCCGCGACCTGGCTGATTTTGGCCGGGAGATACGCGGCACCGTCCGGCGCAACACCCGGATCCATTGTGGTGTCGGTATCGCCCAGACGAAGACGCTGGCGAAGCTCGCCAATCGCGCGGCGAAGGAGTGGCCGCAGACGGGCGGGGTGGTGGACCTGTCGAACCAGGCGCGCCAGCGGCGGCTGATGGCGCTGATGCCGGTAGAGGAAGTGTGGGGCGTCGGTCGGCGTATCGCCAGAAAGCTGGAGGCAATGGGCATTAAAAACGCACTGCAGCTATGCGATACCGATATCCGCTTTATCCGCAAACACTTTAACGTCGTGCTGGAGCGCACCGTGCGCGAGCTGCGCGGCGAGCCCTGTCTGGAGATCGAGGAGTTTGCCCCGGCGAAACAGGAAATCGTCTGCAGCCGGTCATTCGGGGAGCGTATCACCGACTATGAAGCGATGCGCCAGGCTATCTGCAGCTATGCAGCGCGTGCGGCGGAAAAGCTCCGCGGCGAGCATCAGTTCTGCCGGTACATTTCGGTGTTCGTGAAAACGTCGCCGTTCTCTGCTGAGCCGTATTACGGCAACCACGCCGGGACCAAACTGCTGACGCCCACACAGGACACGCGCGACATTATCGCCGCGGCGACGCGCTGCCTCGATGCCGTATGGCGCGATGGGCATCGGTATCAGAAAGCGGGAGTGATGCTGGGTGACTTTTTCAGCCAGGGCGTGGCGCAGCTGAATCTGTTTGATGAGAACGCGCCGCGGGTGAACAGCGAGGCGCTGATGTCACTGATGGACAAACTGAACCAGCACGGGCGGGGAACCCTGTATTTTGCGGGGCAGGGGATCCAGCAGTCGTGGCAGATGAAGCGCGAGATGCTGTCGCCGTGTTACACGACACGGCTGGCTGATGTACCAACCGTACGGGCATGGTAAAAGGGATATCGTTCAGGCATTAAAGCAAAGAGAAGGTCCGCTTTGAGCGAAAAGCGGAATCCATCCTGCCAGCCCGCACAATGTCCAGTTAATAATTTTTAAATTAAGACACGCCATTTCACCGAAGAATAACATTTTCCTGACACCTGACCTTTGCGCTGGATAAAGCCTTTATTGCTGTAACACAAAGCGAGCGTGGATCTGGCGCATCGCGAACAGGACAAAAGGTGCATACACCATAACTGATATAGCACCTTGTTGGTGGGAGGCAGGATGCGTATCTGATGATAATGATTTATTTTGCGGAGTAGCTTAACGGTAATCTTTATCGTCCCAGCAATACCCGGCTGGAAAATTGTTTTTTGAGCTCAACGCTGTATGGGGCATTATAAAAGCTTACCCTCTGAAATTTATCATCAAATTCGTTATTCAGATGTTTATTCACAGGAATTGAACCAAAAACTTTATGGAGTTCGCTTTGCGTTTTCTCACTGACCAGCCAATTGACAAAAAGAGCAGACGCAGCGGGATGTGCTGAATTTTTAGCTATTACGACAGCGTTAGCTCCGGCAGGCATACTAAACCCGGGTACATAAAATTTTATACGTGATGTTACTGCACCTGTTTTTTTAAGAGTCAGCAGGTGATCTTCCCATGCAGGAGCCAAAACAAGCTCGCCATCATTGATGCGGGTAAGACTGTCTGCCTGAGATTTTGTGAGCGTGATCTTACTTTTATTTTTAATGAACCATTCCCATCCTTTATTCCACTGCTGCAGAACGGCTGGGTCTGTTTTATCAGTTAATTTATGCTCTCCCTGTCCCTGGAGTGTCAATACTCTCTGTATAAAAGCTTCACCGGCCCCGCCATTTTGCGGATCATTGTACCCAAACAAATTTGGATTGCTGTCGATGAAGCCCTGAAGCTCCTCCAGAGTCTGAGGAAGCTTTTTGTTCTGCATTTGCAGCGGGTCATACGCAAACCCGGTCTGGCTTCCCCAGAATGCAAGGCCATATCCGAGGAAGTCAGTACCATGGAGTTTACTGTAGCCATTCTGGTATTCGGGAAGCCAGGCTACCGGCGAAACGGTATAAGAATTAAGGACAACCGGCATCTGGCTCATCGTGAAACCTACTACGTCAAGCTTCCCGGTTGCTTTATTTTTTTCAGCCAGTATTTTATTAAGATTCCCGTCTATAGTAGATTCGGGAATGATAACTTTGATGCCATACTCCTGTTCAAATCCTTTTACAAAACTTCGCCATTGTGGCTTGAGATACCAGACATTAAAGCTAACTGATCCTTCTTTTTGCGCGCGGGAGACAACCTCGGCCCACGTCATTTCGGAAAGCTGCGCTCCCTCTGCCGCTGAAAAAGAGAGACAAGTAAGAATTATAACGGTAGTTAAAGTCCGAAAGCGTTTCATATTAACCTCTTAATATTTGCCAGTTGACTCAGCTGAATAATTATCCTTCAGCATTCTCTCAATAAAGATCATAAGGATGATGTTAGGAATGATGAGTATCATGGATACAACTGCTGCGTCTGGTCTTACAAACGCGTATCCCAGATAAGAATAAAGTATTGTCGGAATGGTAATAAAATCCGGCGAACCCAGTACGTAAGAGACAGAAAACTCCTCAAGGCTCCTGACGAAACACAGAATCAATGTCGCGAGGATAGCACTCCTCAGAAAAGGCAGATAAGCATTCCTGAATGTAGCCCACCTGTTCGAACCCAGATCGCGACTGGCGTCAATCATCTCCTGCGGAACAGCCCGAAAACCGGCGGAAAGTATTCTTATTGCATAAGGCAGCGCGAGCACAGTATGTCCTGTAACTATGCTGATAAAGGTGTTGTCGATATTGAGTTGCAAGATCATGGCACTGAAAAATATTCCGATCAGCATTCCCGGGATAACGAGGGGTATCAGTGTCAGGACTTCAGCTATTCCTTTTCCTCTGAACGGTATGCGACCGAAAGCATAAGCAGTAGGAAGAGCCAGTAACAGACTCAGGAGAGCCACTGTTAACGCTATCGAATAACTGTTGAACATAGCGTCAGGAAGCGATGTCGTCTGCCACATATTAACCCATCTCGTGAAAGAAAGGCTGTTAGGGAATATGTCAGGAAAACTCCAGGGATGAGCAGGGTCAACCATCGACCACAGTACCGCCATGCCCACGGGCAGCCCAAGCCATATAAAATTAGCAATGAGAAAAAAAACCACCGAAACTTTCATGACAGCACCGGTTTTTTTTCGACTCTTCATATTCATTTCAGGTCCCCTTTGCACGTCATAAAAGGTGTTATCAGTAACTTAACTAATATGCTGAACAAAAGTGAGGTTATCATGA
This DNA window, taken from Cronobacter universalis NCTC 9529, encodes the following:
- the copM gene encoding CopM family metallochaperone — translated: MKKLQTALVSLLVVLPVAAMAQKPDMKMTQDMHMSPASKEYMAGMQNMHRGMMDAMKEQDADRAFARGMAEHHKGAIAMAETELKYGKDPEMRKMAEDVIKAQKAEIEHLEKWLNK
- a CDS encoding heavy metal sensor histidine kinase — encoded protein: MKRNWSLTSRLSLVFAGVMMSVWLLTSVLLVAALGSYFRSQDLTLLTGKLELATELLESEARTGKLDTAGLARKLADAMVGHSGLYLSIRTADNQILADYFSPGFPVPAERFAGEALKLNILQTVEEDGWRYNVMIKKIGTENSGRHQDVLITAAYDTGFHDEFIGQLKEWLMWLNGGLIFLSVLLGWLATRIGLRPLNEINRLASAITVNNLSERLPARHLPSELMPTVVEFNSMLERLEGSFRRLTEFSSDIAHELRTPVSNLMMQTQVALSRERDAASYREVLFSNLEELGRLARMSSDMLFLAKSENGLLALENEIFSAKAELEELIEFFEPLTAENGKTLALEGDASMKGDRLMLRRALSNLITNAIKYSSDGAAILIRAEQQAGMAFVHISNCTEAITQENLGRLFDRFYRGDSSRQHNTDGAGLGLSITRAVVQAHNGTLQVFLDGDIVTFTVKIPAA
- a CDS encoding heavy metal response regulator transcription factor; translated protein: MTTLLIVEDEIKTGTYLKQGLQEAGYDVTLVNDGRQGLEHILQQRYDLIILDVMLPSLDGWDILRQMRMARHEEPVLFLTARDNVSEKIKGLDLGADDYLLKPFDFAELLARIRTQLRRNRSLASGMYEIADLVMDISRRSVSRSGKKIHLSTKEFVLLELLLQRRGEVLPRNLISSLVWNINFESDTNVIDVAVRRLRSKVDDDFSPKLIHTVRGIGYVLEIREE
- the copD gene encoding copper homeostasis membrane protein CopD, with product MNDQTFIVIRFFLYLDLMVLFGLPLFELYAVKGTLKKSVSLFSVWSFFFILISVGIVLSLANMLLVAQAMSGVADAGEITLHIIEMVIGETAVGLSWVIRLAALVLAFIGLGLRLRNAVLSRYVLTLSGGTALATLAWGGHAAMNDGMSYYLHLLSDIIHLSAAGAWVGALTAFAILLCIKKAQTASHVRQLAEALTGFSRAGTVIVLSIVITAVINFFFIVEDPVNSLPGSHYGLLLLIKTGLFFVMLLLAAANRFRLAPALENALSQGHYKTGIALMRKSIITEFSVSILILATVAWLGTLSPGNGMA
- the copC gene encoding copper homeostasis periplasmic binding protein CopC, translated to MKRNYAGYVIAVAASVAAFAAQAHPELASSVPADKAQVAAPSKVELHFTENLVTKFSGARLVMTAMPGMSSHAPMAVAAKVAAGGDPKTMVITPAKALVPGTYKVEWRAVSSDTHPRTGNVSFSVK
- a CDS encoding copper resistance protein B, with amino-acid sequence MQEHDMGAMSGMDHSAMGNMEPMSGMEGMESMQPAAPTESRTPVPVLTDADRRAAFPDVHGHKVHDSNVNWYLLADQLEWQKNNEAGGFSWDVSGWAGGDIDRLWLRSEGETSDGQTESAEVQALWGHAISPWWDVVAGARQDFKPGRPQTWAAAGFQGMPLYNLETELTAFAGEQGRTALRFEAEYDVLLTSRLILQPSFEANFYGKDDEVRETGKGLSGTELSLRLRYEVKREFAPYVGVSWSQLYGNTADMATREGEKDNEVRFLLGARVWF
- a CDS encoding copper resistance system multicopper oxidase, producing the protein MQLKSSRRNFIKGITAAGIVGGLGMKTFDAFSAVSLVQSRTLTGNDFDLFIAETPLNITGNIRYAKTINAGLPGPLLRWKEGDTVTLRVKNRLKETTSIHWHGIILPANMDGVPGLSFHGIEPDETFIYSFRVKQNGTYWYHSHSGLQEQEGVYGPIIIDSAEPEPFTYDREHVVMLTDWSDENAATILAKLKKQSDYYNFAKPTAGDFFRDAREKGLGNTLADRKMWAEMKMNPTDLADVSGATYTYLMNGQGPGKNWTGLFRKGEKIRLRFINGSAMTYFDVRIPGVKMTVVAADGQYVTPVSVDEFRIAVAETYDVIVEPVQDACTIFAQSMDRSGYARGTLAVREGMTAPVPSTDPRPWLTMDDMGMGGMDHGSMGGMDHGQMQGMDGGSMQSMDGSAVESAPAGSMAGMDHSSMGGMGDMQKHPASETNNPLVDMQAMMPVPKLSDPGIGLRNNGRRVLTYADLKSTFDDPDGREPSRTIELHLTGHMEKFAWSFNGIKFSDAEPVTLRYGERVRIVLINDTMMTHPIHLHGMWSDLEDEEGNFLVRKHTIDMPPGTRRSYRVTADALGRWAYHCHLLFHMETGMFREVRVNE
- a CDS encoding four-helix bundle copper-binding protein; the protein is MNNNRNCIEACYICAATCDYCATSCLKEENIEMMRECIRADMQCASICRLAAELMTMDSEFAAQICKVCAEACQKCGDECAKHEHEHCKKCAEACYRCAEECRKMAA
- a CDS encoding ABC transporter substrate-binding protein, with the translated sequence MKRFRTLTTVIILTCLSFSAAEGAQLSEMTWAEVVSRAQKEGSVSFNVWYLKPQWRSFVKGFEQEYGIKVIIPESTIDGNLNKILAEKNKATGKLDVVGFTMSQMPVVLNSYTVSPVAWLPEYQNGYSKLHGTDFLGYGLAFWGSQTGFAYDPLQMQNKKLPQTLEELQGFIDSNPNLFGYNDPQNGGAGEAFIQRVLTLQGQGEHKLTDKTDPAVLQQWNKGWEWFIKNKSKITLTKSQADSLTRINDGELVLAPAWEDHLLTLKKTGAVTSRIKFYVPGFSMPAGANAVVIAKNSAHPAASALFVNWLVSEKTQSELHKVFGSIPVNKHLNNEFDDKFQRVSFYNAPYSVELKKQFSSRVLLGR
- a CDS encoding ABC transporter permease encodes the protein MNMKSRKKTGAVMKVSVVFFLIANFIWLGLPVGMAVLWSMVDPAHPWSFPDIFPNSLSFTRWVNMWQTTSLPDAMFNSYSIALTVALLSLLLALPTAYAFGRIPFRGKGIAEVLTLIPLVIPGMLIGIFFSAMILQLNIDNTFISIVTGHTVLALPYAIRILSAGFRAVPQEMIDASRDLGSNRWATFRNAYLPFLRSAILATLILCFVRSLEEFSVSYVLGSPDFITIPTILYSYLGYAFVRPDAAVVSMILIIPNIILMIFIERMLKDNYSAESTGKY